The Nyctibius grandis isolate bNycGra1 chromosome 23, bNycGra1.pri, whole genome shotgun sequence genome contains a region encoding:
- the HGD gene encoding homogentisate 1,2-dioxygenase: MAGLQYMSGFGNEHVSEDPRCPGALPEGQNNPQVCPYGLYAEQLSGSAFTCPRPTNKRSWLYRILPSVCHKPFRPLEEGHLTHNWDDVEPDPNQLRWKPFEIPKAPQNKLDFVSGLHTLCGAGEPRGRNGIAIHIFVCNTSMLNRCLYNSDGDFLIVPQQGKLLITTEFGKMLVEPNEICVIQQGMRFNVEVFGETRGYILEVYGAHFELPDLGPIGANGLANPRDFLVPVAWYEDRQVPGGYTVISKYQGKLFAAQQDFSPFNVVAWHGNYTPYKYHLEKFMVINSVAFDHADPSIFTVLTAKSTRPGVALADFVIFPPRWGVANNTFRPPYYHRNCMSEFMGLIKGHYEAKEEGFQPGGASLHSMMTPHGPDADCFEKASKAKLEPERVAEGTMAFMFESSLSLAVTKWGLQTSNRLDKNYYKCWEPLKSHFNPKCK, from the exons ATGGCGGGCTTGCAG TACATGTCGGGATTTGGAAATGAACACGTTTCTGAGGATCCACGCTGTCCAGGAGCTTTACCAGAGGGACAG AATAACCCGCAAGTCTGCCCGTATGGCCTGTATGCTGAACAGCTCTCGGGCTCTGCCTTCACCTGTCCCCGGCCCACGAACAAGCGAAG cTGGCTGTATCGGATCCTACCTTCGGTCTGCCACAAACCCTTCAGACCTCTCGAGGAGGGCCACTTGACACACAACTGGGATGACGTTGAACCTGACCCCAACCAG CTGCGATGGAAACCTTTCGAGATCCCGAAAGCCCCTCAGAATAAGCTGGACTTTGTGAGC GGGCTGCACACCCTGTGCGGCGCCGGTGAGCCCAGAGGACGCAATGGCATCGCCATCCATATTTTCGTCTGCAACACCTCCATGCTCAACAG atGCCTTTATAATTCAGATGGTGACTTCTTGATTG TGCCCCAGCAAGGGAAACTGCTCATCACAACTGAGTTTGGGAAGATGCTAGTGGAGCCCAATGAAATCTGTGTCATCCAG CAAGGAATGCGTTTCAACGTGGAGGTGTTTGGAGAGACCAGAGGCTACATCCTGGAGGTGTATGGGGCACACTTCGAACTGCCTGACCTGGGACCCATTG GAGCCAACGGCCTGGCCAACCCGCGTGACTTCTTGGTGCCCGTCGCGTGGTATGAGGACCGCCAAGTGCCAGGGGGCTACACGGTGATCAGCAAGTACCAGGGCAAGCTGTTTGCAGCCCAGCAG GATTTCTCCCCCTTCAATGTTGTAGCCTGGCACGGGAACTACACACCGTACAAATACCATCTGGAAAAATTCATGGTCATTAATTCTGTGGCCTTTGACCATGCG gATCCTTCTATCTTCACTGTCCTGACAGCCAAGTCGACCCGTCCTGGAGTGGCACTCGCCGACTTTGTCATATTCCCCCCACGATGGGGGGTAGCTAACAACACCTTCCGGCCACCATACTACCACC GGAACTGCATGAGTGAGTTCATGGGGCTCATCAAAGGCCACTACGAAGCAAAGGAGGAAGGCTTCCAGCCTGGAGGGGCCAGCCTGCACAGCATGATGACTCCTCACGGGCCGGATGCTGACTGTTTTGAGAAGGCGAGCAAAGCCAAGCTGGAGCCTGAGAGGGTTGCAGAAGGGACCATG GCCTTCATGTTCGAATCATCCCTCAGTCTTGCCGTCACCAAATGGGGCCTCCAGACCTCCAACCGCCTAGATAAAAACTACTACAAGTGCTGGGAACCtctgaaaagccattttaaCCCTAAGTGCAAGTAA